In Microtus ochrogaster isolate Prairie Vole_2 unplaced genomic scaffold, MicOch1.0 UNK104, whole genome shotgun sequence, the sequence ACGTTTTCACCAAATCGTAGACGTAAATATGGAAGTCATCATCAAACTTGATGAAATAGACAGAGGGTTTGGCCTCTACTTGGTGGATGACCATGCCAGTCCTTTTCGAGCCATCTTCTTTGGCATATTCCACTTGCTTGCCTACCAGGCTGTCCACAACTTCTCCTGGCTCCCTTTCTGCTGGAGGCGAATCatctgtatttaaaagaaaaaaaaaataagtcaatattTAGATATATCACTACTACATTTAGCAACAAATATAAAGACTTAAGATATCCCGAGTTCATCACGATCTGGTCAACACTTTCTTAAAGGGTCACTCTGTAAATATTTCAGGCACATGGCCAACGTCCCAATTAGGCATCTATGGGAACGCACCAAAATGGCCAAGGCAGTCCAGAAATTGATAGCTGAGATGTACTTTAGCAAAACACCACTCATACGGTTTACTGAACCTCATCCAGACagatatatgattttaaaattataacccAAACTCCTTGGGATCAAATTAAATTATAACtgcaattttctaaaattaagcTTAAATGGCTTTGAAATAGACTTTCCTACAGAGCTTCCTGAGAACATGCTGCTCGCTTAAAATGTTGAGGCATCACTGGGGTTTACCTGTGAGTCTGAAAGCTCCTTCTCCTCAACTTCAATGCATTCTAACCATCTTCCACGCAGTTTCAgaataatagaagaaataaaatctccACACTTTACAAGCAAGCACTAGGTGAACTCCACCCAGACCAGGAAAACAGAACAACAGATCTCTGAGGACGGCCCAGGTACCTGTACCATCCATCCACAAGAGCCTCAGGTTGCAAGTTACCTCTGGGAAAACACAGAATGACAACAAGCCACCactaaccaaaacaaaacaaagtggggTGGGGACACAAAGCAGTCACTAGACATTTTAAAGCACTCCTTAGAGGTTCAGAGAAGAGCCACGCTTTTAGAGAAGCAGATGGGCTTCAGGCTGGCCAGATCTCAGGTGAGCAAACAGTCTCTGTGACCTCGGCATGACTGAGGTACAGAAGTCTACTAGCACAGCTTCCTAGTGTGGTGCATGTAGCATGTCTACATTAACATCTGCCCTCCAACTACAGCAAGCCGCTAACTCAATGACTATCTGAGACCCACCACAGTTGATTCTGGTACAAATACACAATATAAACTAAACCCTGCACATGATCAGTTCTTTTAAAGCAGAGTGAAAAAAGAAGTACCTTCTCCTCAAAACTTCCTTTCCTGCAGGCGGCACTGCTCTTTATCACCTCACACTTCCACAGAAACTTCCAAGTTTACCAAGGGATTCCAAAAGCATGATCCAGCTGATTTGACAGGAGCTCCGAGGGTCTACACTTCTACTGAAGCTTACTTAGCCAGCAAAGGGACCGGATTCAAACCACAGGGACATGGCTGCTTCAGAGTTTACCAGAACATCAGTACTATTCTAACAGGAGATAAACCTCCACACAACTGACAAGAAACGAAGAAGCTTGGGAAGGCACGAGAAGATCAAGAAGTGGCTGGAAAAGTTGTAGCGTTATGTGTGAAGGCCTTGCACGTCTATTCTTAGCACAACAGCACTTGTTTTGATGGATCTTCCTCTACAGTTGGAGAATGCTTTTAAAGAACACTCTTCAGAACATAAATCCTGGAGtatacaaataattttctttgtaaaaatgaacaaactttaataaaaaattaagtagtCATTCCAGACCAGATAAGCATATCAGTAAGTTCCTTAACTAACTTCTTCATagaaaaactacttttaaaaagaaattgagatgACCATCATAACAGTGTTTGCTAACCACAATGTCTCAGGCCACGCACGGGTCCAAGTGTCTGAGGAAACAGTTCTTTCAGAAAAGGTTCAGCCTGATGTAGATGGAGGTttatgcctgcaatcctagctctcaggaggctgggatagagaatcttgagtttgaggtctaatagcaagacactgtttcaaaacaaaacaaaaactaattaataaataaacaggatTATCCAAAAATcacattaagaaaacaattccacttatagtaacttaaaaaaatttcttagtggcaaaagaaaggaaatgtttagactctgaaaattataaaacttgcTTGAAAACCATCACAAAgctcaaagttttaaaaagcatcCTCACTTGCAGACTGAAAGACTTGCTACTATTTATGAACATGAGAGGGCAGTATATTCTGCAGACCGACAACACCGATGTCATCAGCACCCCAACAGAATTCTTTATCAAAATTACCAAACtgatcttaaaattcatatgcaaCTGCAAGATACCAAGAACAGCCAGGACAGTCCTAAGAAGCAGTAGAGAGGGATCTCGTACTTCTGATGTCAATACTTACTACAAAGCAATGCAATGAAGACAGTATGGGATCTGCAAGGACAGACATAGAAACGGGAGAACAGAACTGGGGTCCAGACACATTCACGTATCCACAGCCAAATGATTTTCAACAAGGTGCCAAAACCATTCTATGGAGGAAAGAATAGTCTTTTCAACAAGCAGAGCTAAGTCCAAGGGAAGCTACATGAAAAAGAATGAGTTGAACTCTTACACCCTCACTTCATGCTATaccacattttaataataataaaaatccaattACAAAATTTGCAATGTTTAAGACACCAAAAGCACaattaacaaaagaaacagatgaacTGGACCTGAAAGTTAAAAACTTGGGTATCAAAGATCAATCAAAGAAGTGAAAAGAGAGATGAAATGgcaatgcacacctgtaatcctagcaccccaGGGGCTAATgcaggaagatggagagtttgaggcctgtctggacTGTATGGCAAAGTGCAGGCCAGCCTAAGcgacatagcaagactctgttgCAACTCTGGGGGACATTGCCAAGTGAAAAGAGAGCCCACAGAAGAACATAATAAATCTGATTTCTAATAAAAGACTAGTATCTAGAATGCTGACTCTGAACAATCATATCACCAGAGATACACAAATGTACAGTAAGCACACAAAAATCCCTGTGACATCAGTAGTCACCagggaaacaaagcaaagcaccCAGGAGACTACTTCATCCTCACTAGAGGAACTATTAGGATGAATTTTAAAGACAAGAGAGTGCTGGTGAGAACATGAGGAGAGTAGATCCTCACCCACTGCTGAAGGCAATGTGAAGGACACAATAAACAATGAAACCTGGAGTTGCCACtaagacccagcaattccacttcaAAATCCCACAGAGATTCTCAGatgcaaatgtttataaaacacCAATATCCATAGAAACCAAAACATAGTAACAACCCAAATATGAATCAACAGCTAAACAAATGAAATAGGGTATACTCCATATAATAATTTATACTTGAACACTATTTATAAAGGATGAAATCCTAAAGCATGGTCCAACACAAGGAAACCCTGGAATCAtgtgaaacaaaaaaaactaagccACAAAaggtcccataaaatccattccCGTGGAGTCCACAACAAGAAAATGTATCCAGAAAGTCAACGTATCCACAGCTGCTTAGGTTGTGAGTAAAGATAGGGAGACGAGAAATAAAAAAAGCTGAACACAGTGGAAACAGGgcgatcaggaattcaaggtcatcttcaactaaGCAGAAAAATCAAGATGTGCCTCTCAAAAGGTGGGGTGTGGTGACGGGCGGTGAGCAGTGTGGCCTTTCTGATGGAGCAGTGTTCTGAAGCTCAGGGAACACACACATCTGTGACCACACTAAAAAGCACTGCATTGACTTCAGGGCACaaaaaaatgacagcaaaatGAAAACTGCTCTGTCTAAAGCAAAACCTGCCTGGGCACAGGGATGCATTCTTGttagtcccagcattctggagcctgaggcaggaggaccgagtttaaggccagtttgaGTTATAAAGTAAGTTCTGGGTCAACTTCTGCTACAtgagactttctcaaagaacaaaaaccaagctTCCAAAACCAGGTCACCCCACATTAGCTCCACCATTCTCACTTTGTCTGTGATCTAGCTGCTACGGAAAGTTCCCTCCCCGGTTCAGTTCTGTTTTGTTGTGTGCTAGGAATTCAACTCAGAGCCTCATTCATGCTTGGCAAGCCCCATCTGTAGCACTGAGTTAAGCCTCCAATTAAGTTTTCTGAAACTACTATTCTCTGAAGTCCAATATTCAGATTAAATTATCACTGTAGATGACCAGCTGCAAAATAAATCAGGAAGAAGTAGGAAAAGCCAGACTGACAGTGAGAAAACAGCTGCTATCTATAAACAATGGAATGGATTTACCTGATCCGCTACATGGTCACATACTTTCCACTAATAAAAAATCCCATTGTagtatttctaaaaatttttaaataaccttTCCAAAAGACTTAGCATTTTTATCATCTAAAACTCACAAGGAAAAGTttgtacacacaaaaaaacacaccTGCAAACCCATTACTCAAATACTTTAGCTAACTATTAATTCCTTTCAAATCACCAAACCCAAAAGTTGCTGATGTGGCCAACTTACTAGAATCAGGCATGATGCGGAGATCGCCTTCTTTGTAATCATCTAGGAGCTGGTACATGtacaagacagggtctttctcatAGGTGATGTAAAACCATGTGTTCATGACAGGTGCCCGTGCCAAGACCATCCCCCTCCACTCATCTTTAGAGCCATCCTCTGTCTCAAACATGTGCTCCACTGCTTTGCCAATCATTGTGTCCGCTAAGTGTGCGTCGCTGATCCGAGATGTGGCTGGAATTAAAAGA encodes:
- the Spin1 gene encoding spindlin-1 isoform X2, with the protein product MKTPFGKTPGQRSRADAGHAGVSVNMMKKRTSHKKHRTSVGPSKPVSQPRRNIVGCRIQHGWREGNGPITQWKGTVLDQVPVNPSLYLIKYDGFDCVYGLELNKDERVSALEVLPDRVATSRISDAHLADTMIGKAVEHMFETEDGSKDEWRGMVLARAPVMNTWFYITYEKDPVLYMYQLLDDYKEGDLRIMPDSNDSPPAEREPGEVVDSLVGKQVEYAKEDGSKRTGMVIHQVEAKPSVYFIKFDDDFHIYVYDLVKTS